The following DNA comes from Candidatus Ozemobacteraceae bacterium.
CGGCGACAGCCGGGGTGCCTGCGGAACATGATGATATCACACCCCCCTCCGGAGCGCCACCGGCGCGGATCGGGAACGGGCCGGCAAACGAGGGGGTCTTCCTCGGGACTCACCAGCTCCTCAGGAGGCGGTCTCCTTCAGATAACGCGAGAGCTCGAGATAGGCCTCGGTGAGCTCCTGGCAGAGGCGCGTGGCGGTTTCGATCTTCTCCGGCTCGTTCCCATACCGGTCGGGGTGATACCGCATCATCATCTCCTTCCAGGCCCGGCGGACGGTCGCGAGATCCGAGCCGGGCGGCAGTTCGAGGCGGCTGTAGCACCGCCGAAGGCGCGCGTCGAGGGGACGGCCCGGGCGGCGATGGCCGGCCGAAGCGCGGTCGGCATCTTCCTCTTCGTCCGGCCATGGAACATCCCCGTTTTCGAAATCGAGGAGAGAGCGGCCGAGCCAGGAGTTGACGTACGATTTGACCACCCGTAGCAGGCGTGACGGAATCCCCATGACGTTTTCCTCCGGATTCCTATGGTATCACGTGGCGAGAGAAAACCGGGACGCTCTGTTCGTTGTCGCACGCGCGGCATGTTTTTCTTGTCATGAGAGGAAAGAATGGTACATGATACCGGCATGCCGGTTCTCAAATACCAATTGAGCAGAGGATGGAGGAAAAAAAGATGGTAGCTGTCGGTATATTCGTTCTCGTTATAGGCCTTGCGCTGTTATACTGGCGTC
Coding sequences within:
- a CDS encoding J domain-containing protein, which gives rise to MGIPSRLLRVVKSYVNSWLGRSLLDFENGDVPWPDEEEDADRASAGHRRPGRPLDARLRRCYSRLELPPGSDLATVRRAWKEMMMRYHPDRYGNEPEKIETATRLCQELTEAYLELSRYLKETAS